From one Streptomyces sp. ICC1 genomic stretch:
- a CDS encoding helix-turn-helix domain-containing protein → MSTYNTPVNHHPGKIACNPCCARIASRMQIQGKPLPKPLLLSIRLTAPLLFVLGGACAVIGQQNHDHLSVATALCLIVSSAGLIAHDLTQGRYRRDRDVLVHVAANPGVTAEQIASSLKIADRAVVAVLARLVGDGLVVQADEDSPARGSYRLVG, encoded by the coding sequence ATGTCAACCTACAACACCCCCGTCAACCACCATCCAGGCAAGATCGCATGTAACCCGTGCTGTGCTCGGATCGCGAGCCGGATGCAGATCCAAGGAAAGCCGCTGCCTAAGCCCCTCTTGCTGTCCATTCGCCTGACCGCCCCACTCCTCTTCGTGCTTGGGGGCGCATGCGCAGTGATCGGGCAACAGAACCATGACCACCTGTCCGTGGCCACGGCTCTATGCCTGATCGTGTCCTCGGCTGGCCTCATCGCCCATGACCTGACCCAGGGCCGCTATCGGCGCGACCGAGACGTACTTGTTCACGTGGCTGCGAATCCCGGAGTCACTGCAGAACAGATCGCCAGTTCCTTGAAGATCGCTGACAGGGCAGTGGTAGCCGTCCTGGCCCGGCTCGTGGGGGACGGGCTGGTGGTGCAGGCAGATGAAGACTCGCCAGCGCGCGGATCGTACAGGCTGGTTGGTTGA
- a CDS encoding site-specific integrase, whose amino-acid sequence MKTTDVLIWGVRVKSRQGKDTYEVRWRVGDRPISRSRRTKGLADKLRAQLLMAQEAGEQFDTDTGLPSSMEEKAPARTWYDFALDYLRMKWPHCSPNYRDEINEALTGVTKALMPKKPGRPSDVAMQRALRDWAFILPGPDERDVPPEILVVLEWISKNSPPLEDLSKPAVTRGVLDALTLKLDGEAAAGETIKRKRKVFVNALNYAAELGEFAENPIKSVSWQKPPRIIQVDPRVVANPRQAGNLLGAVSYVGGYGRARGRRLVGLFAGMYYAGLRPAEAVGVALPDCTLPSEGWGEAVLHRTRPTVGKKWTRSGEVHDDRGLKNRDPADVRRAPLPPALVAIWRDSIDTFGTADDGRLFFNERGGLVGSSTYSRVWGEARGLGLPPELVNSPLADVPYDLRHSALSTWLNAGLDPTEVAERAGNSVEVLLARYAKCLHGRHVVANQRIDDLLREYE is encoded by the coding sequence TTGAAGACAACTGATGTGCTTATTTGGGGCGTCAGGGTTAAGTCGCGCCAGGGGAAGGACACCTACGAGGTCCGCTGGAGGGTGGGCGACCGCCCCATTTCTCGATCGCGTCGCACGAAGGGGCTCGCCGACAAGTTGCGGGCGCAGCTGCTCATGGCCCAGGAGGCTGGCGAGCAGTTCGACACCGACACAGGACTCCCGTCTTCGATGGAGGAGAAGGCGCCGGCCCGCACTTGGTACGACTTTGCGCTGGACTACTTGCGGATGAAGTGGCCGCACTGCTCTCCTAATTACCGCGATGAAATCAACGAGGCACTGACCGGGGTAACGAAGGCCCTCATGCCCAAGAAGCCCGGTCGGCCGTCGGATGTCGCGATGCAGCGTGCGCTCCGGGATTGGGCTTTCATATTGCCCGGTCCGGATGAGCGGGACGTCCCTCCGGAGATTCTGGTTGTACTCGAATGGATCTCCAAGAATTCGCCCCCACTCGAAGATCTTTCCAAGCCTGCGGTCACGCGAGGCGTTCTGGATGCGTTGACCCTGAAGCTCGATGGTGAGGCGGCGGCGGGGGAGACGATAAAGCGGAAGCGCAAGGTGTTCGTAAATGCCTTGAATTATGCCGCCGAATTGGGGGAGTTCGCCGAGAACCCGATCAAGTCGGTCTCCTGGCAGAAGCCGCCCCGAATTATCCAAGTCGACCCGCGGGTCGTAGCCAACCCGCGTCAGGCGGGCAACCTGCTTGGAGCCGTCTCGTATGTGGGGGGCTATGGGCGCGCCAGAGGCAGGCGTCTGGTCGGCCTGTTCGCGGGCATGTACTACGCCGGCCTGCGTCCGGCCGAAGCTGTGGGCGTCGCGCTCCCCGACTGCACACTGCCCAGCGAGGGCTGGGGGGAAGCGGTGCTGCACCGGACCAGGCCCACGGTCGGGAAGAAGTGGACCAGGAGCGGCGAGGTCCACGACGACCGGGGGCTGAAGAATCGCGATCCGGCGGACGTGCGGCGAGCTCCACTGCCCCCCGCGCTCGTCGCGATCTGGCGAGACAGCATCGACACGTTTGGCACGGCTGACGACGGGCGTCTCTTTTTCAACGAACGTGGTGGTCTGGTTGGATCATCCACATATTCTCGCGTTTGGGGCGAGGCTCGTGGCCTCGGCCTTCCGCCGGAGCTTGTCAACAGCCCACTGGCAGACGTTCCCTATGACCTTCGCCACTCTGCGCTCTCCACGTGGCTGAACGCCGGGCTCGATCCGACCGAGGTCGCCGAGCGTGCAGGTAACAGCGTGGAGGTCCTGCTGGCCAGGTATGCCAAATGCCTCCATGGGCGGCATGTTGTGGCCAATCAGCGCATCGACGACCTACTGCGCGAATATGAGTGA
- a CDS encoding helix-turn-helix domain-containing protein has product MTVPEILTELKGVSRRTFYRWREMGTGPTSFKLPNGELRVWRSAFVEWLEDRERYAA; this is encoded by the coding sequence ATGACTGTTCCCGAGATTCTTACAGAACTGAAAGGTGTCTCCCGTAGGACATTCTATCGATGGCGAGAAATGGGGACCGGCCCCACTTCATTCAAGCTCCCTAATGGTGAACTTCGTGTTTGGCGTAGCGCATTTGTGGAATGGCTCGAAGATCGAGAGAGGTATGCGGCTTGA
- a CDS encoding CGNR zinc finger domain-containing protein: protein MWFESGRVCLDLVATFDPRRYAEGGEGIRDGDELRQWLEGAGLVPGRTPLPPVGADWAQAFRMLRADVESLVRAELGGSAPPAPALARVNAAAAGPPPGLCAVQDQEGHLVRELCGGVECAGLLAAVARDAVELLTDPSERALLRACAGDGCARLYLDSSRGHRRRWCSSELCGNRERVARHRRRVLESRPG from the coding sequence ATGTGGTTCGAATCCGGGCGGGTCTGCCTGGACCTGGTGGCCACCTTCGATCCCCGCAGGTACGCCGAGGGGGGCGAGGGGATCCGGGACGGCGACGAGCTGCGGCAGTGGCTGGAGGGGGCCGGACTGGTGCCCGGCCGGACGCCGCTGCCCCCGGTGGGAGCCGACTGGGCGCAGGCCTTCCGCATGCTCCGCGCCGATGTCGAGAGCCTCGTACGCGCCGAGCTCGGCGGGTCCGCGCCGCCGGCGCCCGCGCTGGCCCGGGTCAACGCGGCGGCCGCCGGTCCACCCCCGGGCCTGTGTGCCGTACAGGACCAAGAAGGGCACCTCGTCCGGGAGTTGTGCGGCGGAGTCGAATGCGCCGGACTGCTCGCCGCCGTGGCCCGCGACGCCGTCGAACTGCTCACCGATCCCTCGGAGCGCGCCCTGCTGCGGGCCTGCGCGGGCGACGGGTGCGCCCGCCTCTACCTCGATTCCTCGCGCGGCCACCGGCGCCGCTGGTGCTCCAGTGAGCTGTGCGGGAACCGCGAGCGCGTGGCCCGCCACCGCCGCCGCGTCCTGGAATCCCGCCCCGGCTAG